One genomic window of Mucilaginibacter sp. SJ includes the following:
- the lepA gene encoding translation elongation factor 4, translated as MEHIRNFCIIAHIDHGKSTLADRLLEYTNTITQRESQAQLLDDMDLERERGITIKSHAIQMDYVLDGQKYVLNLIDTPGHVDFSYEVSRSIAACEGALLIVDAAQGIQAQTISNLYLALENDLEIIPILNKMDLPGAMPEEVKDQIVDLIGCKREEILAASGKTGMGVHDILRAIVERVPAPVGDPKAPLQALIFDSVFNSFRGIIAYFKVVNGEIRKGDKVKFVATEKQYLADEVGTLKLRPLAKDVIKTGDVGYIISGIKEAKEVKVGDTITHVDRPCEVGIQGFEEVKPMVFAGIYPVDTEDYEELRESMAKLQLNDASLVFEPESSAALGFGFRCGFLGMLHMEIIQERLEREFNMTVITTVPNVSYLAHTTKGDSFTVNNPSDLPDPSKIDFVEEPYIKATIITKSEFVGPVMSLCIQKRGTITNQSYLTSERVELIFEMPMGEIVFDFYDKLKTISKGYASFDYHQIGYRQSDLVKLDIRLNSEPVDALSSLIFRGNSYDFGKKICEKLKELLPRQQFEIIIQASIGAKIIARETVKALRKDVTAKCYGGDISRKRKLLEKQKQGKKRMRQVGNVEIPQSAFMAVLKLD; from the coding sequence ATGGAGCACATTCGTAATTTTTGTATTATAGCACATATCGACCACGGCAAAAGCACACTTGCCGATAGGTTATTAGAATATACTAACACCATAACCCAGCGCGAATCGCAGGCACAATTGCTTGATGATATGGATCTGGAACGCGAGCGCGGCATCACTATAAAAAGCCATGCCATACAAATGGACTATGTGCTTGACGGACAAAAATACGTGCTCAACCTAATCGACACCCCAGGTCACGTGGATTTTTCCTATGAAGTATCACGTTCAATAGCAGCGTGTGAAGGCGCGTTACTGATAGTTGACGCGGCACAGGGCATTCAGGCGCAAACCATTTCAAACCTCTATCTGGCTTTAGAGAACGACCTGGAGATTATCCCCATCCTAAATAAAATGGACCTTCCCGGCGCTATGCCCGAGGAAGTTAAGGATCAAATAGTCGATCTTATAGGTTGCAAACGTGAGGAGATTCTTGCTGCATCGGGTAAAACCGGGATGGGTGTACATGACATCCTGCGTGCTATTGTTGAGCGTGTACCTGCTCCGGTAGGTGATCCCAAAGCCCCGCTGCAGGCATTGATCTTTGATTCGGTGTTCAACTCATTTCGTGGTATTATAGCTTATTTTAAAGTTGTAAACGGCGAGATCCGCAAAGGCGATAAAGTAAAATTCGTAGCCACCGAAAAGCAATATCTTGCTGATGAAGTTGGCACGCTTAAATTGCGCCCGTTAGCTAAAGACGTAATCAAAACCGGTGATGTAGGTTATATCATATCGGGCATAAAAGAAGCAAAAGAGGTTAAGGTTGGTGATACCATCACCCATGTAGATCGTCCGTGCGAAGTTGGAATACAGGGTTTTGAAGAAGTGAAGCCGATGGTATTTGCAGGTATTTATCCGGTTGATACTGAAGATTACGAGGAACTGCGCGAGTCAATGGCGAAGCTACAGTTGAACGATGCTTCACTGGTTTTTGAGCCGGAATCATCAGCGGCATTAGGTTTTGGTTTCCGTTGCGGTTTCCTCGGAATGCTACACATGGAAATTATCCAGGAGCGTTTGGAGCGTGAGTTTAACATGACGGTGATCACTACCGTGCCCAACGTGTCATACCTGGCCCATACTACAAAAGGCGACTCGTTCACTGTAAATAACCCTTCAGATCTGCCAGATCCATCAAAAATTGATTTTGTGGAAGAGCCTTATATCAAGGCTACTATCATCACCAAATCGGAATTTGTTGGCCCGGTAATGTCGCTTTGTATCCAGAAACGCGGAACCATCACTAATCAATCATATCTTACATCGGAGCGTGTTGAGCTGATCTTCGAGATGCCTATGGGCGAGATAGTATTTGATTTTTATGATAAGCTGAAAACCATTTCAAAAGGTTACGCCTCTTTCGATTATCACCAGATTGGTTATCGTCAGTCAGATTTGGTTAAACTCGATATCCGCTTAAACAGCGAACCTGTTGACGCACTTTCATCCCTGATCTTCCGCGGTAATTCTTACGATTTTGGAAAAAAAATCTGTGAAAAATTAAAAGAACTTTTACCTCGCCAGCAGTTTGAGATTATTATCCAGGCTTCTATCGGCGCTAAGATCATAGCCCGCGAAACAGTAAAAGCTTTACGTAAAGACGTAACAGCTAAATGTTATGGTGGTGATATTTCCCGTAAGCGTAAACTGTTGGAAAAACAGAAACAAGGTAAAAAACGCATGCGTCAGGTAGGTAACGTAGAGATACCGCAGTCGGCATTTATGGCAGTTTTGAAGTTGGATTAA
- a CDS encoding tetrahydrofolate dehydrogenase/cyclohydrolase catalytic domain-containing protein: MQLLDGKYVSEKLKVEIAEEAAKILEKTGRKPHLVAVLVGHDGGSETYVASKMKNCEKVGFKSSLVRYEDDVTEEELLKKVEELNADADIDGIIVQLPLPKHIDPEKVTERIDHRKDVDGFHPVNLGRMQRNLPSFIPATPYGITLMLKEYGIETAGKHCVVVGRSNIVGSPMSILMARNTTPGNCTVTICHSRTPDIKKFTLDADILIVAIGKKNFITADMVKDGVVVVDVGMNRETSATTKSGFKLYGDVDFENVAPKSSWITPVPGGVGLMTIVGLLKNTLASANKEVYK, encoded by the coding sequence ATGCAGCTTTTAGACGGAAAATACGTTTCAGAAAAACTTAAGGTTGAAATAGCTGAAGAAGCAGCTAAAATATTAGAAAAAACCGGCAGAAAGCCTCACCTGGTGGCAGTATTGGTTGGTCACGATGGTGGCAGCGAAACTTATGTAGCCAGCAAAATGAAGAACTGCGAAAAGGTTGGCTTCAAATCATCGCTGGTACGTTATGAAGATGATGTTACTGAAGAAGAACTACTAAAAAAGGTAGAAGAGCTCAATGCCGATGCTGATATCGACGGCATCATAGTACAGCTTCCTTTACCAAAACATATTGATCCTGAGAAAGTAACTGAGCGTATCGATCATCGGAAAGATGTTGATGGCTTTCATCCGGTTAACCTGGGCCGTATGCAGCGTAACCTGCCTTCGTTTATCCCGGCAACTCCTTATGGCATTACTTTAATGCTTAAAGAATATGGCATTGAAACAGCCGGTAAACATTGCGTGGTTGTTGGCCGCAGTAATATCGTTGGCTCGCCCATGAGTATCCTCATGGCACGCAATACTACGCCGGGCAACTGTACGGTAACCATTTGCCACAGCCGTACACCCGATATCAAAAAATTCACCCTCGATGCAGACATACTGATCGTAGCTATCGGTAAAAAGAATTTCATTACTGCTGATATGGTTAAAGATGGTGTAGTAGTTGTTGATGTGGGTATGAACCGCGAAACTTCAGCCACAACAAAATCAGGCTTTAAACTTTACGGTGATGTTGATTTTGAAAACGTAGCACCAAAATCTTCATGGATTACCCCGGTACCGGGTGGTGTAGGCCTCATGACTATTGTTGGCTTGCTTAAAAACACCTTGGCATCGGCTAATAAAGAGGTTTATAAATAG
- a CDS encoding Rieske (2Fe-2S) protein — translation MKWHKLKVTQDITRPFIIKEKVGGKNLCIVSFESKLYAVAATCPHAGADLSEGLCVRKLIVCPYHRYTYDLETGKGGEGQNDFIETYPIEIRDDGVYIGVNSVWDKLKNGLK, via the coding sequence ATGAAGTGGCATAAACTTAAAGTTACCCAAGACATAACCAGACCTTTTATCATAAAGGAAAAGGTTGGGGGTAAAAACCTTTGCATCGTTAGTTTTGAAAGTAAATTATATGCTGTGGCAGCAACCTGTCCGCATGCTGGTGCCGATTTGAGTGAAGGTTTATGCGTAAGAAAACTTATTGTTTGCCCCTATCACCGGTATACCTATGATCTTGAAACAGGTAAAGGTGGCGAAGGGCAAAATGATTTTATTGAAACTTATCCCATTGAAATAAGGGATGATGGTGTTTACATCGGCGTAAACTCTGTTTGGGACAAGTTAAAGAATGGTTTGAAGTGA
- a CDS encoding 7-carboxy-7-deazaguanine synthase QueE: MAHQIPDDGTLLPLMEEFYTIQGEGYNTGKAAYFIRLGGCDVGCHWCDVKESWDAELHPLTAADTIVNNAALHPAKAVVVTGGEPLIYNLDYLTHNLHEKGIKTFIETSGAYPLSGDWDWICLSPKKFKAPTPKVAECAHELKVIVFNKSDFEWAEYHAKMVSPDCKLYLQPEWSKSKEMTPLIVDYVKENPQWEISLQTHKYLNIP, from the coding sequence ATGGCACACCAAATACCAGACGACGGCACGCTGCTTCCTTTAATGGAAGAGTTTTATACGATACAGGGGGAAGGGTACAATACGGGTAAAGCCGCATATTTTATTCGCCTTGGCGGCTGTGATGTAGGTTGCCATTGGTGTGATGTTAAAGAAAGCTGGGATGCCGAGTTGCATCCCCTTACTGCGGCCGATACAATTGTGAACAACGCTGCCCTTCATCCCGCAAAAGCTGTTGTAGTTACCGGTGGTGAGCCGCTTATTTACAACCTTGATTATTTGACCCACAACCTGCACGAAAAAGGAATAAAAACATTTATTGAAACTTCAGGAGCATATCCGCTTTCGGGCGATTGGGATTGGATCTGCCTTTCACCCAAAAAATTCAAAGCGCCTACACCAAAAGTGGCCGAATGCGCCCACGAGTTAAAAGTGATCGTTTTCAATAAATCCGATTTTGAATGGGCCGAATATCACGCTAAAATGGTATCGCCCGACTGTAAGCTTTACCTGCAGCCCGAATGGTCAAAATCCAAAGAAATGACCCCACTGATTGTTGATTATGTAAAAGAAAATCCACAGTGGGAAATTTCACTACAAACACATAAGTATCTGAATATTCCATAA